The Sulfurospirillum oryzae genome includes a region encoding these proteins:
- a CDS encoding thioredoxin domain-containing protein, with protein sequence MKKHILWLVALLSSTLFAATDAQIVEHFKSTIQVPNITIEVVSRKGVEGIDGMDFVTLNLSDGSRSQKLSIFTKDDLIFPDVISIKQGGSIKEMMEMAELQKKLSAIYKKEEKKNVISLGNDPKKDTLVVFTDPECPYCRQELAQIEQRLTTNNLKLIFTPVHERSSLEKSVIIYNETAKAKTDAEKIKILKKYYDENVKYEQKISDADVARIDELKNKYFGAGIKGVPFIVKEKELLK encoded by the coding sequence ATGAAAAAACACATTTTATGGTTGGTTGCGCTTCTTTCTAGCACACTTTTTGCAGCAACCGATGCACAGATTGTTGAACACTTTAAATCAACGATTCAAGTACCCAATATTACCATTGAAGTCGTTTCTCGCAAAGGCGTTGAAGGCATTGATGGCATGGATTTCGTGACTTTAAATCTTAGCGATGGTTCACGTTCACAAAAACTCAGCATCTTCACAAAAGATGATTTGATCTTCCCTGATGTTATCAGCATCAAACAAGGTGGAAGCATTAAAGAGATGATGGAGATGGCAGAGCTTCAGAAAAAGCTTTCAGCAATCTACAAAAAAGAGGAGAAAAAAAATGTAATCTCTTTAGGCAATGACCCTAAAAAAGATACATTAGTCGTCTTCACCGATCCTGAGTGTCCTTACTGTAGGCAAGAGCTTGCTCAAATCGAGCAAAGACTCACCACCAACAATCTCAAACTTATTTTTACCCCTGTTCATGAGCGCAGTTCTCTTGAAAAATCAGTCATTATCTACAACGAGACAGCCAAAGCGAAAACAGACGCTGAGAAAATCAAAATCTTGAAAAAATATTACGATGAAAATGTTAAATATGAGCAAAAAATCAGTGATGCAGACGTTGCTCGCATTGATGAACTCAAAAACAAATACTTTGGTGCTGGCATCAAAGGCGTTCCATTTATTGTGAAAGAGAAAGAGCTTTTGAAATAG
- a CDS encoding HD domain-containing protein, protein MDKKWAYLNDIEGCDVVALYTLHNLVEIVYLKEGKPKSLSINFHVAGGSMGYFEFFKFDNIPLPPAKTKHSLSETLQKILYVNLYANVGEHERFEELELVCEGGSYLFFFSEDEEEAPYAKIEKEKKPSLPCVKRVEQSLPKELFSVEFFKENLAFALVAHGEQKTPHGLPYSMHLLSVASEVINALCMEPLSFDENNVAIACALLHDVNEDTPIKITKESSLAGNAEVIAKGVQALTKDKSLPTKELQMRDSLERLKKRQNCVALVKLADRITNLGVPPKHWDEAKKRKYLEEAKMILRELGYAHSYLANKLQTKIEAYELYM, encoded by the coding sequence ATGGATAAAAAATGGGCGTACTTAAATGACATTGAAGGGTGTGACGTCGTTGCACTTTACACGCTTCATAATCTTGTTGAAATCGTCTATCTTAAAGAGGGAAAACCAAAAAGTCTGAGCATTAATTTTCATGTTGCGGGTGGCTCTATGGGTTATTTTGAATTTTTTAAGTTCGATAACATTCCTCTTCCGCCTGCAAAAACAAAACATTCTTTAAGTGAAACGCTTCAAAAGATTTTATATGTAAACCTTTACGCCAATGTTGGAGAGCATGAGCGTTTTGAAGAGTTGGAGCTTGTCTGTGAAGGTGGCAGTTATCTGTTTTTCTTTAGTGAGGATGAAGAAGAAGCTCCATACGCCAAAATCGAAAAAGAGAAAAAGCCCTCTTTGCCATGCGTAAAACGTGTTGAGCAGAGCTTACCCAAAGAGCTTTTCAGTGTCGAATTTTTCAAAGAAAATCTCGCTTTTGCGCTTGTCGCACACGGTGAGCAAAAGACACCGCATGGGCTTCCTTACTCGATGCACCTTCTAAGTGTTGCGAGTGAAGTCATCAACGCTCTTTGTATGGAGCCGCTTAGTTTTGATGAAAACAATGTCGCCATCGCTTGTGCGCTTTTACACGATGTCAACGAGGATACACCCATAAAAATTACCAAAGAGAGCTCTTTGGCAGGCAATGCCGAAGTCATAGCCAAAGGTGTGCAAGCTCTGACCAAAGATAAAAGCCTACCTACTAAAGAGCTTCAGATGAGAGATAGTTTGGAACGCCTTAAAAAGCGTCAAAACTGTGTCGCGCTTGTCAAACTTGCCGATCGCATTACCAATTTGGGTGTGCCACCCAAACATTGGGATGAAGCGAAAAAACGAAAGTACCTTGAAGAAGCAAAGATGATTTTGAGGGAGCTTGGTTATGCCCATAGCTATTTAGCCAATAAACTTCAAACGAAAATTGAGGCGTACGAGCTTTACATGTAA
- a CDS encoding DUF234 domain-containing protein: MSHHPTLLAQFRSFYLQNRLNDLEVAIEYFSVFGGTSWNVDTTKPLFELIAAKILKNYTYIHADITKLTYSNKLSHALLTACATGDRRVFSSYKKARLSREEGNEALHALLRSELIELEYSLERPVREEDDNSDKLNFISPFMRFWFAFVSPYYKTIKENDFSEVEKAFTNREQGFSDLIFEKLAQAFLKKSFTEDPIVEIGSYWDKNAEIDILAKTKSGKLIAGSCKYTNAKVKKTELSKLKEQCAKAELEADIYVIFSKSGFSSELKALKGDDLKLFTLKSMKPLIEEIKEKELIACEGKKY; the protein is encoded by the coding sequence ATGTCACACCACCCTACTCTTTTAGCGCAATTCCGTTCTTTTTATCTTCAAAATAGGCTTAACGATCTTGAAGTCGCCATCGAATACTTCAGCGTTTTTGGAGGGACAAGTTGGAATGTCGATACCACTAAACCTCTTTTTGAACTCATCGCGGCGAAAATTTTAAAAAACTACACCTACATTCATGCCGACATTACCAAACTCACTTACAGCAACAAACTAAGCCACGCACTCCTCACCGCGTGTGCAACGGGCGATCGTCGCGTTTTTTCCTCGTATAAAAAAGCACGTTTGAGCCGAGAAGAAGGCAATGAAGCATTGCATGCACTTTTGCGCAGTGAACTCATCGAGCTTGAGTATTCGCTAGAGCGCCCCGTAAGAGAAGAAGATGACAACTCCGATAAACTGAATTTCATCTCCCCTTTTATGCGTTTTTGGTTTGCTTTTGTTTCACCGTACTACAAAACCATCAAAGAGAATGATTTTAGCGAAGTCGAAAAAGCGTTTACCAACCGCGAACAAGGCTTTAGTGATCTTATTTTTGAAAAACTCGCACAAGCATTTTTGAAAAAAAGTTTTACGGAAGACCCTATCGTCGAGATAGGAAGTTATTGGGATAAAAACGCTGAAATTGATATTTTAGCGAAGACGAAATCTGGCAAACTTATCGCTGGAAGCTGTAAATACACGAATGCTAAAGTGAAAAAAACAGAGCTTTCTAAACTCAAAGAACAATGTGCAAAAGCGGAACTTGAGGCTGACATCTATGTGATTTTTAGCAAAAGCGGTTTTAGCTCGGAACTTAAAGCTCTTAAAGGCGATGATCTAAAACTGTTTACACTAAAAAGTATGAAGCCACTTATTGAAGAGATCAAAGAAAAAGAGCTCATTGCATGTGAGGGAAAGAAGTACTAG
- a CDS encoding CDGSH iron-sulfur domain-containing protein, translating to MSPVKMSLEANKEYHFCTCGKSADTVLCDGSHKGTSFTPKAFTVTESKEYYLCACKKSANAPFCDGSHAK from the coding sequence ATGTCACCTGTCAAAATGTCGCTCGAAGCCAACAAAGAGTACCACTTCTGCACCTGTGGGAAAAGTGCTGACACCGTTTTGTGTGATGGTAGCCATAAAGGCACAAGTTTTACGCCTAAAGCGTTTACGGTTACCGAAAGCAAAGAGTACTATCTGTGCGCCTGTAAAAAAAGCGCCAATGCTCCATTTTGTGATGGAAGTCACGCTAAATAA
- a CDS encoding pirin family protein, producing MAFIIHKANQRGVAEHGWLHSHFSFSFAEYYNQARMGFGALRVINDDIIEAGEGFGMHPHRDMEIVSIVTKGVLVHKDSFGNHGEIHAGEIQYMSAGSGVYHSEFASKEGTAALFQIWIHPNQKGGEPLYNQRDFRDVTKNNQWVTLVSPDGRDHSIAIKQDAFIATTELDEGKTIFLAPSSSNRGKLVFVVEGEIEIDGVALESRDEVQITENKTYELKALKPSWVLVFDVPMH from the coding sequence ATGGCATTTATCATTCATAAAGCAAACCAAAGAGGTGTTGCGGAACATGGTTGGCTTCATAGCCATTTTAGCTTCTCCTTTGCGGAGTATTACAATCAAGCTCGAATGGGTTTTGGCGCACTTCGTGTTATCAATGATGACATCATCGAAGCGGGAGAGGGGTTTGGTATGCACCCTCACCGCGACATGGAGATCGTCTCTATTGTCACCAAAGGGGTGCTTGTCCACAAGGATTCTTTTGGCAATCATGGCGAAATCCATGCAGGAGAGATTCAGTACATGAGTGCGGGAAGTGGTGTTTATCACTCTGAGTTTGCATCCAAAGAGGGAACGGCGGCACTGTTTCAAATCTGGATACACCCAAACCAAAAAGGTGGTGAGCCCCTTTACAATCAACGCGATTTTAGAGATGTCACCAAAAACAATCAATGGGTAACGCTCGTTTCGCCTGATGGCAGAGACCACTCCATCGCCATTAAACAAGACGCATTCATCGCTACAACCGAGCTGGATGAGGGTAAAACGATTTTTCTAGCTCCTTCTTCTTCAAATCGTGGTAAACTCGTATTCGTTGTCGAAGGTGAAATTGAAATCGATGGTGTGGCACTTGAGTCAAGAGATGAAGTACAGATTACCGAAAATAAAACCTATGAGTTAAAAGCGTTGAAGCCCTCTTGGGTTTTAGTCTTTGATGTGCCAATGCACTAA
- a CDS encoding YceI family protein has product MKIKTLLASSLLAGTALFAGNYNVDPMHSSADFSVKHAMISTVKGNFSTFNGSFVYDEATKTLKSLNGTIQATSIDTGIKDRDEHLRSADLFDVAKYPTITFVLDEIKGDKAYGKLTMKGVTKPVVLAYENGGTATDLYGNKRVGLGLTGKINRTDFGISWNKTLETGGVIVGEEVKIDVALEGILQK; this is encoded by the coding sequence ATGAAAATAAAAACATTACTCGCATCATCCCTGTTGGCAGGAACTGCCCTATTCGCTGGCAATTACAACGTCGATCCTATGCACTCAAGTGCGGATTTTAGTGTCAAACACGCCATGATTTCAACCGTAAAAGGGAATTTTTCAACATTTAACGGAAGTTTTGTATACGATGAAGCAACTAAAACGCTTAAATCTCTCAATGGAACCATTCAAGCAACTTCCATCGATACAGGCATTAAAGACAGAGACGAACACTTACGTTCCGCCGACCTTTTTGATGTTGCAAAGTACCCAACCATCACATTTGTACTCGATGAAATTAAAGGGGACAAAGCGTATGGAAAACTCACTATGAAAGGCGTGACTAAGCCTGTTGTTTTGGCTTACGAGAATGGTGGCACAGCGACTGATCTTTATGGCAACAAACGTGTAGGACTTGGTTTAACGGGAAAAATCAATCGAACAGATTTTGGTATCTCATGGAATAAAACCCTTGAAACTGGCGGTGTTATCGTAGGCGAAGAGGTTAAAATCGACGTAGCGCTTGAGGGCATTTTGCAAAAATAA
- a CDS encoding MarR family winged helix-turn-helix transcriptional regulator: MKLRSNVKSYGERTDKSMQTWIQILRAFQKIRAKELKYINASNLSMNQFEVLEVLYHRGDLQVGAITKLIASTPGNVTVVVKNLTRDGLVQTLPSLEDSRVRIVSITESGCALIGGMFTQHAANLKSYFDILSDEELVTLYDLLRKLQKAQ; this comes from the coding sequence ATGAAACTGAGATCAAACGTTAAAAGTTATGGTGAACGCACAGACAAGAGTATGCAAACATGGATTCAGATCCTGCGTGCATTTCAAAAAATCCGTGCTAAAGAGTTGAAATATATCAACGCATCTAACCTTAGCATGAATCAGTTTGAAGTCTTAGAAGTCCTTTACCATCGTGGCGATTTGCAAGTAGGAGCGATTACAAAATTGATCGCGAGCACACCTGGCAATGTCACTGTGGTTGTCAAAAATCTCACTCGAGATGGCTTAGTGCAAACGCTGCCCTCTTTGGAAGATAGTCGTGTACGCATTGTAAGCATCACTGAAAGCGGATGTGCCCTTATCGGTGGTATGTTTACACAACATGCCGCGAATCTCAAGAGCTATTTTGACATTTTAAGCGATGAAGAGTTGGTCACGTTGTATGACCTGTTACGCAAACTGCAAAAAGCGCAATAG
- a CDS encoding helix-turn-helix domain-containing protein, translated as MKELTFSNIDTLHKQIGQNVAKIRKEKKITQLDLALAIGLKSVGLISVAELYHNKKHFNIEHLYKIALALDVDICEFFKP; from the coding sequence ATGAAAGAATTAACTTTTAGTAATATTGACACATTACACAAGCAAATTGGTCAAAATGTTGCCAAAATACGCAAAGAAAAAAAAATTACCCAACTTGATTTGGCATTAGCGATTGGCTTAAAATCGGTAGGTCTTATCTCAGTAGCTGAACTCTATCACAATAAAAAACATTTCAACATCGAACATCTCTATAAAATTGCGTTGGCACTCGATGTTGATATATGTGAGTTTTTCAAACCCTAA
- the selB gene encoding selenocysteine-specific translation elongation factor — translation MEYIIVGTAGHVDHGKTALITALTGFEGDSLEEEKRRGITINLSFSSMQNENKNVAFIDVPGHEKLLKNMIAGAFGFDASLVVVDANEGIMPQTKEHLEILNLLHVKNIIVALTKKDLAPIEVIEQRTYEITEHLKSLKNLHLVEIIPVSVYEPSTIQTLKNALFALPVTPKKSNDLFRYYVDRSFSIAGAGTVVTGTVLDGVIKVGEKLFAPELEKEFVIRNLQVHDHDVEAAYSSQRTAINLQNAQKTSFEKGALLCKKGFIRGFDVADVWVESIGGHPLKHNSKVILYVGTKQVEARILFYESEDKADKGYAKLQFNHKLFLVHDEPFIICSSGRTIGGGRILNPINDPMKKRVKLELLRALDTKDFKSAFTILVEMHKHGFGLISSNQRFGLNHDEALRIAHEMSDVFVDEKGLVLYPVTMQEELKRIVQAIYTKNAYALLSANSLSMKLKWASVALVESVLQKLSDEGMLDFVNGVYKNAQIEIDNIETLIEDKIYDILQKAEFMPDAPYNIYDELDIDRKMGDDALKNLTRAKKVVRLEHNLFVTTTALSAMMAHLRDIMRKENGIDIKAFKEHFDMSRKYLVAYLDYLDNFEDVKKEGNRRVLG, via the coding sequence ATGGAATACATCATCGTTGGAACGGCAGGACATGTTGATCATGGAAAAACTGCGCTTATAACGGCACTTACAGGCTTTGAAGGCGACAGTCTCGAAGAGGAAAAACGCCGAGGCATTACCATCAACCTTAGTTTTTCTTCCATGCAAAATGAGAACAAAAATGTCGCGTTCATTGATGTTCCCGGACACGAAAAGCTGTTAAAAAACATGATCGCAGGGGCGTTTGGATTTGACGCAAGCCTTGTGGTGGTGGATGCCAATGAGGGCATAATGCCTCAAACCAAAGAGCATTTGGAGATTTTGAATCTTTTACATGTAAAGAACATCATCGTAGCGCTCACCAAAAAAGACCTTGCCCCCATTGAAGTCATAGAGCAACGCACATACGAAATAACCGAGCATCTCAAATCCCTTAAAAACCTTCACCTTGTTGAGATCATCCCCGTGAGCGTGTATGAGCCATCCACCATTCAAACCCTTAAAAATGCACTCTTTGCACTACCGGTAACGCCTAAAAAAAGCAACGATCTCTTTCGCTACTACGTCGATCGCTCTTTCTCCATCGCGGGAGCGGGTACGGTTGTTACCGGAACGGTTTTGGATGGGGTGATTAAAGTCGGAGAAAAGCTTTTTGCACCTGAACTAGAGAAAGAGTTTGTCATCCGCAACCTTCAAGTCCACGACCACGATGTTGAAGCTGCCTATTCGTCTCAGCGAACCGCCATCAATCTTCAAAATGCCCAAAAAACCTCTTTTGAAAAAGGGGCATTGTTGTGTAAAAAAGGGTTTATTCGTGGTTTTGATGTCGCCGATGTCTGGGTAGAGAGCATTGGTGGACACCCTCTCAAACACAACTCAAAAGTCATCTTGTATGTGGGTACAAAGCAAGTTGAAGCGCGCATTTTGTTTTATGAAAGTGAAGATAAGGCAGATAAAGGCTACGCGAAATTGCAATTTAACCATAAGCTCTTTTTAGTTCATGATGAGCCGTTCATTATCTGCTCAAGTGGTCGTACCATCGGTGGTGGACGCATCCTGAACCCTATTAATGATCCTATGAAAAAAAGGGTTAAATTAGAGCTTCTAAGAGCCCTAGATACCAAAGATTTTAAAAGCGCGTTTACCATTTTGGTCGAGATGCACAAACACGGTTTTGGACTGATCTCTTCTAACCAACGCTTTGGGCTCAATCATGACGAAGCCCTTAGAATCGCGCATGAAATGAGTGACGTTTTTGTCGATGAAAAGGGCTTAGTACTCTATCCTGTCACAATGCAAGAAGAGTTAAAACGCATCGTTCAAGCGATTTACACTAAAAATGCTTACGCCCTCCTTTCGGCAAACTCACTCTCAATGAAGCTCAAATGGGCGAGTGTTGCTTTGGTGGAGAGTGTACTGCAAAAACTGAGTGATGAAGGCATGCTAGACTTTGTAAATGGCGTCTATAAAAACGCGCAAATAGAGATTGATAACATTGAAACGCTCATCGAAGATAAGATTTATGACATTTTGCAAAAAGCAGAATTTATGCCCGATGCTCCGTACAACATCTACGATGAACTTGACATTGACCGTAAAATGGGTGATGACGCACTCAAGAACCTCACACGTGCTAAAAAAGTCGTACGCCTAGAGCACAACCTCTTTGTCACCACAACCGCTTTAAGTGCTATGATGGCGCACCTAAGGGATATTATGCGCAAAGAAAACGGCATCGACATCAAAGCTTTTAAAGAGCACTTCGATATGAGCCGAAAATACCTAGTCGCCTACCTTGACTACCTCGATAACTTTGAAGATGTAAAAAAAGAGGGAAATAGAAGGGTACTGGGGTAG
- the selA gene encoding L-seryl-tRNA(Sec) selenium transferase, with product MNALRSLPKIDKCLTHPLFEGANATLVMKIARTKIEEIRQALINQEIKSFDEETLMCEIKKDYDALFEPSLKPLINATGVILHTNMGRSLISKTLLERASDVICNYSNLEYNLEMGSRGERYEHVSTHLRELLNVEDVLVVNNNASAVFLILNTFAKNQEVVVSRGELVEIGGSFRIPEVMKQSGALLNEVGATNKTKITDYANAINENTAMLMKVHQSNFSIEGFSEDVPYENLKQLAANHNLLDYYDLGSGYVPKLPYNLGNREHSLSEILTCNPSLISFSGDKLFGSVQAGIIAGRADLIAKLKKNQLLRMLRVDKITLSLLEESIKAYLREEYEQIPTLWLLFRSVEELEQRALHVKEKIGNEACEIVKSETYMGGGTLPNRRFPTIALHVKGKATVLERKFRESHVIGRIENEQFLLDFRTILPSTEEKLITIIENILGKK from the coding sequence ATGAACGCATTAAGATCACTTCCTAAGATTGACAAGTGTCTTACGCATCCGCTTTTTGAAGGCGCTAATGCAACCTTAGTCATGAAAATTGCCAGAACAAAAATTGAAGAAATTCGTCAAGCACTGATCAACCAAGAGATCAAGAGTTTTGATGAAGAGACTTTAATGTGCGAAATCAAAAAGGATTATGATGCCCTCTTTGAGCCTTCACTCAAACCTCTCATCAATGCCACGGGTGTCATTTTACACACCAACATGGGCAGAAGTCTCATCTCTAAAACCTTGTTGGAACGTGCAAGTGACGTCATCTGCAACTATTCTAATTTAGAGTACAACTTGGAAATGGGTAGCCGAGGTGAACGCTATGAACATGTCAGCACTCACCTGAGGGAGCTTTTAAATGTTGAGGATGTATTGGTGGTCAACAACAACGCCTCAGCCGTCTTTCTCATCTTAAATACCTTTGCCAAAAACCAAGAAGTTGTGGTCTCAAGGGGCGAACTGGTCGAGATCGGTGGTAGTTTTCGCATCCCTGAAGTCATGAAGCAAAGCGGCGCACTTTTAAATGAAGTGGGCGCGACCAATAAAACCAAAATCACCGACTACGCCAATGCCATCAATGAAAATACCGCAATGCTCATGAAAGTGCATCAGTCCAACTTCTCCATCGAAGGATTTAGCGAAGATGTGCCTTATGAAAACCTCAAACAACTTGCCGCAAACCATAACCTTTTGGACTACTACGACTTAGGGAGTGGCTATGTGCCAAAGCTGCCGTACAACTTGGGCAACCGTGAACATTCCCTCAGCGAAATTCTTACATGTAATCCCTCACTGATCAGCTTTAGCGGTGACAAGCTTTTTGGAAGTGTTCAAGCGGGCATTATCGCGGGGCGTGCTGACTTGATCGCAAAGCTTAAAAAGAATCAACTGCTTCGTATGCTTCGTGTGGATAAAATCACTCTAAGTCTGCTTGAAGAGAGCATCAAAGCGTATCTGAGAGAAGAGTATGAGCAAATTCCAACCCTTTGGTTACTCTTTAGAAGTGTCGAGGAATTGGAGCAACGAGCGTTACATGTCAAAGAGAAAATTGGCAACGAAGCGTGCGAAATCGTAAAGAGCGAAACCTATATGGGTGGTGGCACACTGCCAAACCGACGCTTTCCTACCATCGCTTTACATGTAAAAGGAAAAGCCACCGTTTTAGAGCGAAAATTTCGAGAATCGCACGTTATCGGACGCATTGAGAATGAGCAATTTTTACTTGATTTTCGCACCATTCTTCCAAGTACGGAAGAAAAACTTATCACTATCATAGAAAATATTTTAGGCAAGAAATAA
- a CDS encoding response regulator: MNKRNFELLGSFSILYIEDEADLLKHTTSVLEDFVKKIYPVQTIEEALEVIKTEKIDVIVADIHLKYSNGLDFLRMVKNDLEIELPSIVTTAFTDTEYLLDAIKLHVDNYIIKPVNIKELLNSLHDVLLPKIQAKEIERSYNIIKTISAVTDSKQVEIIRFIIKNLDNDNMLNYSYSEIMEQVDVSKPTVIKLFKQLGDQGILTKIQNKKYLFDETKLPLPGDA, translated from the coding sequence ATGAACAAGCGCAATTTTGAGCTACTGGGTAGTTTTTCCATTCTTTACATCGAAGATGAAGCGGATTTACTGAAGCATACCACCTCTGTTTTAGAGGATTTTGTCAAAAAGATCTACCCTGTTCAAACCATTGAAGAAGCTTTAGAAGTCATCAAAACGGAAAAAATAGATGTCATCGTTGCCGATATTCACCTCAAATACAGCAATGGTCTGGACTTTCTGCGCATGGTTAAAAACGACCTTGAGATTGAACTTCCCTCCATTGTGACCACCGCATTTACCGATACCGAGTACCTGCTTGATGCGATTAAACTTCATGTCGATAATTACATCATCAAACCTGTTAACATCAAGGAGCTCCTAAACTCTCTGCACGATGTATTGCTGCCAAAAATTCAAGCCAAAGAGATCGAACGTTCTTACAACATCATCAAAACCATCTCCGCAGTGACCGATAGTAAGCAAGTAGAGATCATTCGTTTTATCATTAAAAATTTGGATAATGACAATATGCTCAACTACTCTTACAGCGAAATTATGGAGCAAGTTGATGTCAGTAAACCCACCGTCATCAAGCTTTTCAAACAGCTGGGAGATCAGGGAATTCTCACGAAAATTCAAAACAAAAAATACCTCTTTGATGAGACCAAACTGCCACTTCCGGGGGACGCATGA
- a CDS encoding sensor histidine kinase, whose product MTFVEFINQKLETIKFSNKTKILIFIILSGTITIGFLMFVSIFALKYDYETLFQKHTQPQVDLEEIKDNYRVNIAETLRDIREKQISNNDAIEVIFLAQQIVHKQWNSYQFATNRQIGGLPYFASKWLSLFLVTPDIPEKTIFQQGIVEKISVKMQSIDTKINIMLELLKYSKTEEASFLIDDIMLEANSLNIYLSSLITTHLKQAITEKQVNDSLFQTSTVMLILLIGMIFFFITMVLFIIINHFKNLHNYLEENVLIKTKELRDLNDSLELRIRREVENSRKKDNIMFQQARLASLGEMLQNIAHQWRQPLGSLMMIIQSFESKFLAGKLDEPFISSRVKDAQLLSSNMSDTLEDFRTFFNPNKSKKAFRIKEVIQKAIDLSKYQLEKEEIFLALFIKDDLEVFGFKNELIHVLLNLIGNSKDVLASKTDQNNKIIHIIARQSIDRIFINVIDNGGGIKSDIIPKVFDPYFTTKHKSVGTGIGLYMSKQMVEKHMHGKITCKNIRHKLGTKLFWACSMFTIEIPKKHINTNKGDDDEQAQF is encoded by the coding sequence ATGACATTTGTAGAGTTTATTAACCAAAAACTAGAGACCATCAAGTTTTCTAACAAAACGAAGATTCTCATCTTTATTATTTTAAGCGGTACGATCACCATTGGTTTTTTGATGTTCGTCTCTATTTTTGCGCTCAAATACGACTATGAAACCCTCTTTCAAAAACACACGCAACCGCAAGTTGACCTTGAAGAGATTAAAGACAATTACCGTGTCAATATTGCAGAAACATTGCGGGACATCAGAGAAAAGCAGATCAGCAACAACGATGCCATCGAGGTCATTTTCTTAGCGCAACAGATCGTTCACAAACAGTGGAACAGCTACCAATTTGCCACCAACCGTCAAATCGGCGGTCTTCCTTATTTTGCAAGCAAGTGGCTCAGTCTCTTTTTGGTGACACCGGACATTCCTGAAAAAACGATCTTCCAGCAAGGTATTGTGGAAAAAATCAGTGTCAAAATGCAGAGCATTGACACCAAAATCAACATTATGCTCGAACTGTTAAAATACTCCAAAACCGAAGAAGCTAGCTTTTTAATTGACGATATTATGCTGGAAGCTAACTCACTCAATATTTATCTCTCCAGCCTCATTACCACGCACCTAAAGCAGGCTATTACAGAGAAACAAGTCAACGACAGCCTCTTTCAAACGAGCACCGTTATGCTTATTCTTCTCATCGGTATGATTTTCTTTTTTATCACCATGGTGCTTTTTATCATTATCAACCACTTCAAAAATTTGCACAATTACCTTGAAGAGAATGTTTTAATTAAGACCAAAGAGCTTCGTGACCTTAACGATTCACTGGAACTTCGCATTAGACGTGAAGTTGAGAACAGCCGTAAAAAAGATAACATCATGTTCCAACAAGCCAGACTGGCAAGTTTGGGCGAAATGCTGCAAAATATTGCGCACCAATGGCGTCAACCACTTGGCTCGCTGATGATGATTATTCAAAGTTTTGAGAGTAAGTTTTTAGCAGGAAAGCTCGATGAGCCTTTCATCTCTTCCCGTGTTAAAGACGCTCAACTGCTCTCTTCAAATATGTCCGATACCTTAGAGGATTTTCGTACGTTCTTTAATCCCAATAAAAGCAAAAAAGCCTTTCGCATCAAAGAGGTGATTCAAAAAGCAATTGATCTTTCCAAGTACCAATTGGAAAAAGAGGAGATCTTTCTTGCACTTTTTATCAAAGATGATTTGGAAGTCTTTGGTTTTAAAAATGAGCTTATTCATGTACTTCTCAATCTCATCGGTAACTCAAAAGATGTTTTAGCCAGCAAAACGGACCAAAATAACAAGATTATTCATATCATTGCCAGACAGAGCATTGATCGCATTTTTATCAATGTGATCGACAATGGCGGTGGTATAAAAAGTGATATAATACCCAAAGTTTTTGACCCCTACTTTACGACCAAACACAAAAGCGTAGGCACTGGAATCGGGCTTTACATGTCCAAACAGATGGTCGAGAAACACATGCACGGAAAGATTACATGTAAAAATATTCGCCATAAATTAGGCACTAAACTTTTTTGGGCATGCAGCATGTTTACCATAGAAATACCAAAAAAACATATCAATACAAATAAGGGTGATGACGATGAACAAGCGCAATTTTGA